From one Pseudopipra pipra isolate bDixPip1 chromosome 2, bDixPip1.hap1, whole genome shotgun sequence genomic stretch:
- the DUSP12 gene encoding dual specificity protein phosphatase 12 isoform X2, which produces MAAAAAAPGGMVAVLPGLYVGGAESCSCPEALSAAGVVAVLTVDAEEPPAVPGVRAMHVRARDEPGADLLSRLDECAAFLGAARAGGGAALVRWVNPGFQGQLKLYEAMGCAVDSSSVLYKRYRLEMLSERLSEPQDLPREVFAVDPTSICQTPNTEVLYRCRKCRRALFRSSSILSHTEGSGPAAFAHKRITDSARLCGNGHEKCTSYFIEPVQWMEPALLGVMEGQLLCPKCTSKLGSFSWRGEQCSCGRWVTPAFQIHKSRVDEVRTLPVGNFQTAKT; this is translated from the exons AtggcggctgcggcggcggccccCGGCGGGATGGTGGCGGTGCTGCCGGGGCTCTACGTGGGCGGCGCGGAGTCGTGCTCGTGCCCCGAGGCGCTGTCGGCGGCGGGGGTGGTGGCGGTGCTGACGGTGGACGCGGAGGAGCCGCCGGCCGTGCCGGGAGTGCGGGCCATGCACGTCAGGGCGCGGGACGAGCCCGGCGCGGACCTGCTGAGCCGGCTGGACGAATGCGCCGCGTTCCTgggcgcggcgcgggcgggcggcggggccgcgctcgTCCGCTG GGTGAACCCGGGTTTCCAGGGGCAGCTGAAGCTGTACGAGGCCATGGGCTGCGCCGTGGACAGCAGCAGCGTCCTCTACAAGCGGTACCGGCTGGAGATGCTCAGCGAGAGGCTCTCCG AACCTCAAGACTTGCCCCGAGAAGTCTTTGCTGTTGATCCAACCAGTATATGTCAAACTCCAAACACAGAAGTTCTCTACAGGTGCAGGAAATGCAG ACGTGCTCTGTTCCGTAGTTCCAGCATTTTGTCCCACACGGAGGGAAGCGGACCAGCAGCCTTTGCCCACAAGAGGATAACAGACTCTGCACGGCTTTGTGGCAATGGCCATGAAAAGTGCACCTCTTACTTCATTGAACCTGTGCAGTGGATGGAGCCAGCATTGCTTGGAGTAATGGAAGGACAG CTTCTGTGTCCCAAATGCACATCGAAGCTGGGCTCCTTCAGCTGGAGGGGTGAGCAGTGTTCCTGTGGCCGCTGGGTGACACCAGCCTTCCAGATCCACAAAAGCCGAGTGGATGAAGTGAGGACGCTGCCAGTTGGTAACTTCCAAACTGCCAAAACCTGA
- the DUSP12 gene encoding dual specificity protein phosphatase 12 isoform X1, with product MAAAAAAPGGMVAVLPGLYVGGAESCSCPEALSAAGVVAVLTVDAEEPPAVPGVRAMHVRARDEPGADLLSRLDECAAFLGAARAGGGAALVRCHAGVSRSVAVVAAYLMKTQGLGWEEALAAVRAAKPDAEVNPGFQGQLKLYEAMGCAVDSSSVLYKRYRLEMLSERLSEPQDLPREVFAVDPTSICQTPNTEVLYRCRKCRRALFRSSSILSHTEGSGPAAFAHKRITDSARLCGNGHEKCTSYFIEPVQWMEPALLGVMEGQLLCPKCTSKLGSFSWRGEQCSCGRWVTPAFQIHKSRVDEVRTLPVGNFQTAKT from the exons AtggcggctgcggcggcggccccCGGCGGGATGGTGGCGGTGCTGCCGGGGCTCTACGTGGGCGGCGCGGAGTCGTGCTCGTGCCCCGAGGCGCTGTCGGCGGCGGGGGTGGTGGCGGTGCTGACGGTGGACGCGGAGGAGCCGCCGGCCGTGCCGGGAGTGCGGGCCATGCACGTCAGGGCGCGGGACGAGCCCGGCGCGGACCTGCTGAGCCGGCTGGACGAATGCGCCGCGTTCCTgggcgcggcgcgggcgggcggcggggccgcgctcgTCCGCTG CCATGCCGGCGTGAGCCGCAGCGTGGCCGTGGTCGCCGCCTACCTGATGAAGACGCAGGGGCTCGGCTGGGAGGAGGCGCTCGCCGCCGTCAGGGCCGCCAAGCCGGACGCCGA GGTGAACCCGGGTTTCCAGGGGCAGCTGAAGCTGTACGAGGCCATGGGCTGCGCCGTGGACAGCAGCAGCGTCCTCTACAAGCGGTACCGGCTGGAGATGCTCAGCGAGAGGCTCTCCG AACCTCAAGACTTGCCCCGAGAAGTCTTTGCTGTTGATCCAACCAGTATATGTCAAACTCCAAACACAGAAGTTCTCTACAGGTGCAGGAAATGCAG ACGTGCTCTGTTCCGTAGTTCCAGCATTTTGTCCCACACGGAGGGAAGCGGACCAGCAGCCTTTGCCCACAAGAGGATAACAGACTCTGCACGGCTTTGTGGCAATGGCCATGAAAAGTGCACCTCTTACTTCATTGAACCTGTGCAGTGGATGGAGCCAGCATTGCTTGGAGTAATGGAAGGACAG CTTCTGTGTCCCAAATGCACATCGAAGCTGGGCTCCTTCAGCTGGAGGGGTGAGCAGTGTTCCTGTGGCCGCTGGGTGACACCAGCCTTCCAGATCCACAAAAGCCGAGTGGATGAAGTGAGGACGCTGCCAGTTGGTAACTTCCAAACTGCCAAAACCTGA